CCCTTGGCAAGCCCCATCTTTTGAATCGCCTCGATCTCCTCCTGCATGGTGAAGGTACGGGAGTTGAGGATGGAAAAGGCGTTCTCCACATCGGCCACCCGCCGCTTCTGCTGTCCGACCGGTGGACGGAACTCGATGGTCATGGTGATATCCAGGGTATTGAGCGGCTTGATCCGCACCCAGGCGTCACCATGGGTCGCCTCCACGGTTTTCAGCACCTTCAGGTAGACGTTCTGCTCCGGAAACTCGTACACTCCCGCCTTCCACATCCCCTGGTAGAACTCCCAGGCCGACCCGTCCAGGATCGGCACCTCCGGCCCGTTGATGTAGACCAGGCAGTTGGTGACTCCGGCGTAGTAGAAGGCGGCCATCAGGTGTTCGATGGTGGAAACCGTCACACCATCCTTCGCAATCAGCGTCGAGAGCCGGGTATCGGCAACCTGGTCGTAGCGGGCCGGAATCTGCACGCCGTTCAGCACAAAGACGATCCCCTGCTCACGACGGGGCAGGAATTCAAGGTTGACCTCGTGACCTGAGTGGAGCCCGATACCGGAAAGTTTGAAGATGCGGTTGATGGTAGTCTGTCGTTTGATCATGGGTGCGATATCCGTCTATTGGCCGGCCAGACGCTGTTTCAGCTCGTCGTGCTCTTTCTGCAGCGCCTCGTATTTCTGTTCCAGGCTCCTGACCTGGTCGAACAGGCAGGCGATGGCCGTGGCCGAGGGGTCCGGCAGCTTGCCGTGCTCAAGATCCGGGCGTCCCTCTTTGGCCGCCTCCTGGGCCATCACCACCTTGCCCGGAATGCCGACCACCGTGGCGTTGGGAGGCACTTCCTTCACCACCACCGAGTTGGAACCGATCTTGGCCCCCTTGCCCACGGTGAACGGTCCCAGCACCTTGGCACCGGAGCCGATCACCACCTTGTCCTCAAGCGTGGGGTGGCGCTTGACCTTGTCCCAGGTAACCCCCCCCAGGGTGACGCCGTGGTACAGGGTGACGTCGTCGCCGATTTCGGCGGTTTCGCCGATCACCACCCCCATACCGTGGTCGATGAAGAAGCGCTTGCCGATCTTCGCGCCGGGATGGATTTCGATGCCGGTCAGAAAACGGGAGAGATGGGAGGTAAGGCGTCCCAGGAAGTAGCATTCACGGGTCCAGCACCAGTGGGCCAGCCGGTGAAACCAGACCGCATGCAACCCCGGATAGCAGAAAAACACTTCAAGGGAACTGCGGGCCGCCGGGTCGCGATCAAATACGGAGCGGATATCATCCCGAATACGACTGAACATCGTGCGTCTCCTTGGTATAGGCGTCATTTTCCTCTACCATACCCCATTGATTTAGTCAAAGACTGCATCGGGCTTGCTACGCCACACTTACCGTAGTATGGGCAGGTAATTACTGCTCGACAATAAAACCGGTTTTCAATATGATGCACGGGATTTTGATTGTATACGGTATTATTTCACATCACAGGAAAGGAGCACCGCACCATGGCAACCCCCGAATTCTTCTATCAGGAGCCGTTCCCCCTTGCCAAGGACAGCACCCCCTACCGCAAGGTGGCAGGCTCTGAAAAGTACGTATCCGTTGCACAATTCGACGGCAAGGACGTTTTGAAGGTCGATCCCGAGGCTCTGACCGTGCTGGCCAACGAGGCGATGAAGGATGTCTCCTTCCTGCTGCGCCCCGGTCACAACGAGCAGGTGGCGAAAATCCTGGCCGATCCCGAGGCATCCATGAACGACAAGGGAGTTGCCCTGGCCTTCCTGCGTAACGCCATGGTGGCGGCCAAGTTCGAGCTGCCCCTCTGTCAGGACACCGGCACCGCCACCATCGTCGCCAAGAAGGGACAGCAGGTCTGGACCGGCGGCAAAGACGAGGAGTATATCTCCAAAGGGGTGTACCGCACCTACACCGAGGAGAACCTGCGCTACTCCCAGACCGTGGCCCTGGACATGTATGAAGAGAAAAACACCGGCACCAACCTGCCGGCCCAGATCGACATCATGGCCTGTGACGGCGACGCCTACAAGTTCCTGTTCATGGCCAAGGGTGGCGGCTCCGCCAACAAGACCATGCTCTACCAGGAGACCAAGGCGCTACTCACCCCGGCTTCCCTCAAGAAATACCTGGTGGAAAAGATGAAGTACCTGGGCACCGCCGCCTGCCCCCCCTACCACATAGCCTTTGTCATCGGCGGCACCTCCGCCGACGCCTGCATGAAGACCGTCAAACTGGCCACGGCCCGCTACCTGGACGACCTGCCCACCGAAGGCAACGCCCACGGCCAGGCATTCCGCGACACCGCCCTGGAGGCGGAACTGCTGGAGGCAGCCTATACACTGGGGATCGGCGCCCAGTTCGGCGGCAAGTACTTTGCCCACGACGTGCGGGTCATCCGCCTGCCCCGCCACGGTGCCTCCTGCCCCGTGGGCATGGCGGTCTCCTGCTCCGCGGACCGCAACATCAAGGCCAAGATCACCCGCGACGGACTGTTTGTGGAAGAACTGGACCGCGATCCGGGGCGTCTGCTGCCGGAGAAGTACCGCATGGCCAAGCACGAGCACGGCACCAAGATCGACCTGAACCGCCCCATGGCCGACGTGCTGGCCGACCTGACCAAGCTGAAGGTAGGTGACGCCCTGCTCCTGAACGGCACCATCGTGGTGGGCCGCGACATCGCCCACGCCAAGTTCAAGGAGATTCTGGATAGTGGCAAGCCGCTGCCCGACTACCTGAAAAACCACCCGATCTATTACGCCGGCCCGGCCAAGACCCCGGCGGGCAAGCCCTCCGGCTCCTTCGGCCCCACCACCGCCGGACGGATGGACAGCTACGTGGATCTGCTCCAGGCAAACGGCGGCTCCATGGTGATGATCGCCAAGGGGAACCGCAGCCAGCAGGTAACCGACGCCTGCAAGAAGCACGGCGGCTTCTACCTGGGCTCCATCGGCGGCCCGGCAGCCATCCTGGCTGAAGAAAACATCAAGAAGGTGGAATGCATCGACTTCCCGGAACTGGGCATGGAAGCGGTCTGGAAGATCGAAGTGGAAAACTTCCCGGCTTACATCCTGGTGGACGACAAGGGGAACGATTTCTTCAAGCAGCTTGGCCTGTAGCCAAGGACACTGACATACGCGAGAGCCCCTGGCGATTCCGGCCGGGGGCTCTTTATTTCATCCCTGTAAAGAGAGCATTATGTTCAACCTGAAACCTGAAGTCGTCGCCCGCCTGGAGCGGGTCTTAAGCTCCGTTGAAATGCTGCTGCCCCGTGCCATTGCTCCCGTTGACTGGAGCAGCTGCTATGCCGCCAACTGGCGGCGCCACTCCTTTTCCGGCTACCTTGAAGCGGTACGCATAACCGATACCACCACCCTGGACGAGCTGCTGGGGGTAGACGAGCAGAAAGAGGTCATGCTGCACAACACCCGTCAGTTTCTGCTGGGGCTCCCTGCCAACAACGCCCTGCTCTGGGGCTCCCGGGGAACCGGCAAATCATCGCTGGTCAAGGCCCTGATGAATCACTTTGCCCCCCAGGGACTGCGGGTTATCCAGATCGAGAAGGAAGACCTGATCTACCTTTCGGAGATATTCAGCGCCGTGGAGAATGAGCCGTACCGCTTCATCCTGCTCTGCGACGACCTGACCTTCGAGGTGGGCGAGCTGAGCTACAAGATGCTGAAAAGCGCCCTTGACGGCTCCGTCTACTCACCACCGGAAAACGTGCTGATCTACGTCACCTCCAACCGCCGTCATCTGCTGCCGGAGTATGAATCGGACCATATCGGCGGTAAATTTGTACGGGGTGAACTGCAACAGAGCGAGGCGATGGAGGAAAAAGTATCGCTGTCCGACCGTTTCGGACTCTGGGTCGGTTTCTACGCCTTTTCCCAGGACCGCTACGTTGATGCCGTCCGGCTCTGCATCGCCCGTGAAGCCAGGGACCGCAAAGTCGATATCCCTTGGACCAAGGAGCTTGAGCGCGAAGCGATCAAGTGGTCCCAGGAAAAGAGCAAACGGTGCGGACGAACCGCCTACCAGTTTTCCAAAAACTATGTGGGCAGATTTCTGCTGCCGGCCTGACCCGCAAACGGCAAGCGGCCCCCGGCTGTGCTGCCGGGGGCCGCTGTGCTGGTTCAGTCCAGCCGCATGATTTTCAGGAATTACGCTGCTTCCACGACTCCGCCCCTGTAGCCGATCTCCTTGGAAGCATGCATGGAAGAGCGTCCTTCAAAGCGTCCGCCGTCGGCAATGGACAGCCGTGTGGAAAAGAGATCGCCGCGTACGTCGCCGGTCCGCTGGATCTCCACTGTCTCCGACGCCCGGATCGTGCCGACCATCCTGCCGCCAACCACCATCTGGCGCACCACCGCATCGCCGGTAATCACCCCTTTTTCACCGATGATCACGCAATCGGCAGTGATGTTACCCTCCAGCCCGCCATCGATCCGTACCGTTCCCTTGGAGATGATATCTCCCTTGACCGCCGACTCCTGGCCGATAATGATCTCAAGCTTGGGTTGCTTCGAACTGAACATGCCGGAATGCTCCTGACTGGCTACCGTGCGCGGGCAACGGTATCCGAGGGATTGATCGGCCGGCCGTTCCGCCAGACCTCGTAATGCACATGCACGCCGGTGGTGGCGCCGGTGGCGCCGGCGTAGGCGATCACCTCACCCCGCCTGACCGTCTGCCCCACCCGCACCGCATTGCGGTCGTTATGGGCGTAGACCGTGCTGAAGCCGTGACCGTGCTCGATCACCACCACATTGCCGTTGCCCTTGCCGTAACCGGACACGCTGACGATACCGTCGGCCGTGGCCATGACCGGCGTTCCCCGCTGGGTGGAAAGATCCACGCCACTGTGAAAGCGCTGGCTGCCCTGCAGCGGATGCTCCCGCATGCCGAAGCCGGAGGTGAACGTTCCGTCAACCGGCCATCCCTGGGGAGTGGCACGGTGCAGGTCCCGCTGCTGTGCCAGATACTGTCTGATGCCGGCCACCGATTGCATCGATTCCTCAACCTGGCGTTTCAACTCCTCCAGATCAACGGAGCCATCGTTTTTTTGCGGGCGCACCTCATCAAGGATCTTGCTCCGGGAACCGCCGGAGAGC
The window above is part of the Trichlorobacter ammonificans genome. Proteins encoded here:
- the cysE gene encoding serine O-acetyltransferase — protein: MFSRIRDDIRSVFDRDPAARSSLEVFFCYPGLHAVWFHRLAHWCWTRECYFLGRLTSHLSRFLTGIEIHPGAKIGKRFFIDHGMGVVIGETAEIGDDVTLYHGVTLGGVTWDKVKRHPTLEDKVVIGSGAKVLGPFTVGKGAKIGSNSVVVKEVPPNATVVGIPGKVVMAQEAAKEGRPDLEHGKLPDPSATAIACLFDQVRSLEQKYEALQKEHDELKQRLAGQ
- a CDS encoding ATP-binding protein, which gives rise to MFNLKPEVVARLERVLSSVEMLLPRAIAPVDWSSCYAANWRRHSFSGYLEAVRITDTTTLDELLGVDEQKEVMLHNTRQFLLGLPANNALLWGSRGTGKSSLVKALMNHFAPQGLRVIQIEKEDLIYLSEIFSAVENEPYRFILLCDDLTFEVGELSYKMLKSALDGSVYSPPENVLIYVTSNRRHLLPEYESDHIGGKFVRGELQQSEAMEEKVSLSDRFGLWVGFYAFSQDRYVDAVRLCIAREARDRKVDIPWTKELEREAIKWSQEKSKRCGRTAYQFSKNYVGRFLLPA
- the lpxC gene encoding UDP-3-O-acyl-N-acetylglucosamine deacetylase, whose amino-acid sequence is MIKRQTTINRIFKLSGIGLHSGHEVNLEFLPRREQGIVFVLNGVQIPARYDQVADTRLSTLIAKDGVTVSTIEHLMAAFYYAGVTNCLVYINGPEVPILDGSAWEFYQGMWKAGVYEFPEQNVYLKVLKTVEATHGDAWVRIKPLNTLDITMTIEFRPPVGQQKRRVADVENAFSILNSRTFTMQEEIEAIQKMGLAKGGSLDNAVVVGAEDVLNPQGLRYRKELVNHKILDLIGDLYTSGYRILGKVEAHKTGHHLNNLLLRQLFSDPENYRIY
- a CDS encoding M23 family metallopeptidase, translated to MRNRLYPWLKKLSTPVTIMLVPHTRSGAINLKLPLAVLGLLGLFVVVGIVYTFSLTVHAVDYLVMKHKYEAMNGQFQALQGTMQSLRQADSELRRLLSGGSRSKILDEVRPQKNDGSVDLEELKRQVEESMQSVAGIRQYLAQQRDLHRATPQGWPVDGTFTSGFGMREHPLQGSQRFHSGVDLSTQRGTPVMATADGIVSVSGYGKGNGNVVVIEHGHGFSTVYAHNDRNAVRVGQTVRRGEVIAYAGATGATTGVHVHYEVWRNGRPINPSDTVARAR
- a CDS encoding fumarate hydratase, whose amino-acid sequence is MATPEFFYQEPFPLAKDSTPYRKVAGSEKYVSVAQFDGKDVLKVDPEALTVLANEAMKDVSFLLRPGHNEQVAKILADPEASMNDKGVALAFLRNAMVAAKFELPLCQDTGTATIVAKKGQQVWTGGKDEEYISKGVYRTYTEENLRYSQTVALDMYEEKNTGTNLPAQIDIMACDGDAYKFLFMAKGGGSANKTMLYQETKALLTPASLKKYLVEKMKYLGTAACPPYHIAFVIGGTSADACMKTVKLATARYLDDLPTEGNAHGQAFRDTALEAELLEAAYTLGIGAQFGGKYFAHDVRVIRLPRHGASCPVGMAVSCSADRNIKAKITRDGLFVEELDRDPGRLLPEKYRMAKHEHGTKIDLNRPMADVLADLTKLKVGDALLLNGTIVVGRDIAHAKFKEILDSGKPLPDYLKNHPIYYAGPAKTPAGKPSGSFGPTTAGRMDSYVDLLQANGGSMVMIAKGNRSQQVTDACKKHGGFYLGSIGGPAAILAEENIKKVECIDFPELGMEAVWKIEVENFPAYILVDDKGNDFFKQLGL
- a CDS encoding bactofilin family protein, with product MFSSKQPKLEIIIGQESAVKGDIISKGTVRIDGGLEGNITADCVIIGEKGVITGDAVVRQMVVGGRMVGTIRASETVEIQRTGDVRGDLFSTRLSIADGGRFEGRSSMHASKEIGYRGGVVEAA